A genomic stretch from Onychostoma macrolepis isolate SWU-2019 chromosome 02, ASM1243209v1, whole genome shotgun sequence includes:
- the LOC131522827 gene encoding protein phosphatase 1 regulatory subunit 3D-like yields the protein MDTEQSEETQTSDETKCLSEPESSPYSPKTDKQRAKSLPVDLNQHESASHKEHPGRGKRVQFADVMGLNLANIRHFDISDDANETSGLQNCPSNQQLQHLISPRLIPTFEMPVSSLEFDMKSRRLGVALESVTITASEVKGVIRVIQSNAREVGVRYTLNNWLTFSDIQAALRLNEEKGLEWEKFNFVLHMPFCFDKDSSVHFAVYCQTDHGEYWDNNDGQNYTLRIQTT from the coding sequence ATGGACACGGAGCAGTCAGAGGAAACTCAAACTTCAGACGAGACTAAGTGTCTGTCTGAACCAGAATCATCACCTTATTCACCAAAAACTGACAAGCAAAGAGCCAAATCTCTGCCTGTAGATCTAAACCAGCATGAATCTGCCTCACACAAGGAACATCCAGGCCGTGGAAAGAGAGTCCAGTTTGCAGACGTGATGGGGTTGAACCTGGCAAACATCAGACACTTTGACATCTCCGATGATGCAAATGAAACATCTGGACTCCAGAATTGTCCTTCAAACCAGCAGCTTCAACATCTGATTTCACCACGTTTAATACCAACCTTTGAAATGCCTGTTAGTTCGCTGGAGTTTGATATGAAGTCACGCCGTCTGGGAGTCGCATTGGAGAGTGTCACAATAACCGCTTCTGAAGTGAAGGGTGTGATCAGAGTGATACAGAGCAACGCAAGAGAAGTTGGggtcaggtacactttaaataactGGCTGACATTTTCGGATATACAAGCTGCATTAAGACTGAATGAAGAAAAGGGGCTAGAGTGGGAAAAGTTTAACTTCGTTTTGCACATGCCATTCTGTTTTGACAAAGATTCATCAGTGCATTTCGCAGTGTATTGTCAAACTGATCACGGGGAATACTGGGACAATAATGATGGACAGAACTACACTTTGAGGATTCAAACTACTTGA
- the nrn1b gene encoding neuritin 1b, with product MRGSRRSRHPPQTTDSVKRRMGLTLTDKYNSILFTLELVSLVQAACAGGTCENVFKGFSDCLLSLGENMVNYPQELDDSENLQTICSYWNDFHSCASTAIADCQEGATDLWEKLKLQSRSLNYQGSLFELCSGDNGVSRALLTMELKILMCFTTLVAWLAFE from the exons ATGAGAGGAAGTAGGCGATCCAGACATCCTCCACAGACTACTGATTCTGTTAAGCGTAGGATGGGACTGACTTTGACCGACAAATACAACTCGATACTTTTCACACTTGAATTGG TTTCATTGGTACAGGCAGCGTGTGCTGGAGGAACATGTGAAAACGTATTTAAAGGTTTCTCAGACTGCCTGCTCAGCCTTGGAGAAAACATGGTGAACTATCCCCAAGAGCTGGATGACAGCGAAAACCTACAGACCATCTGCTC ATATTGGAATGACTTCCACTCGTGTGCCTCCACCGCAATCGCAGATTGTCAAGAAGGAGCAACAGACCTCTGGGAAAAACTGAAACTGCAGTCCCGGAGCTTGAACTATCAGGGAAGCTTGTTTGAATTATGCTCTGGGGATAATGGAGTATCCAGAGCTTTATTAACAATGGAACTGAAGATACTGATGTGTTTTACTACACTGGTGGCTTGGCTTGCTTTTGAGTAA
- the lyrm4 gene encoding LYR motif-containing protein 4 gives MASCSRAQVISLYRMLMKESKKFASYNYRTYALRRVKDGFRENLHVDNPKTLDVLINQARENLAVIKRQVSIGHLYTAQKTIVEKEPYL, from the exons ATGGCGTCGTGCAGCAGGGCTCAAGTGATCTCTCTCTACAGGATGCTTATGAAAGAGAGTAAAAAATTTGCCTCATATAATTACAG AACATACGCACTTCGCAGAGTGAAAGATGGCTTCAGGGAGAACCTTCATGTTGACAACCCCAAAACCCTGGATGTGCTCATAAATCAAGCTAGAGAGAATCTGGCGGTCATCAAGAGACAG GTTTCCATTGGCCATCTGTATACCGCCCAGAAGACCATTGTTGAAAAAGAGCcttatttataa